GTATCCCGGCATTAGCCAAGATAGCCGGATTGACTATGATGATATACGCCATGGCGAAGAAAGTTGTCAGGCCGCCGAGTATTTCGTTTTTATATGTTGTGCCAAGCTTATCGAATTCGAAAAACTTTTTCATAATATCTCCCTTACACCATATTTATGTAAGATTCTTTATCCTTAATTAAAATTTTAAGGGATGGTAATGATGTTTACAAGCGTTTTTAATTGGAATTTTAGCTATCTATAATTTGCAATCACGACGCGGGGTAGAGTCCGCCGCGGCGGAGTAGCTCGCTGGCATTAATACTCACAAAATTATTGATTCATTAATAATAACTATTTAAAACTTGACTTTCAGTTTTAGCTATCTATATTTGCAATCACGACGCGGGGTAGAGTCCGCCGCGGCGGAGTAGCTCGCTGGCATTAATACTCACAAAATTATTGATTCATTAATAATAACTATTTAAAACTTGACTTTCAGTTTTAGCTATCTATATTTGCAATCACGACGCGGGGTAGAGTCCGCCGCGGCGGAGTAGCTCGCTGGCATTAATACTCACAAAATTATTGATTCATTAATAATAACTATTTAAAACTTGACTTTCAGTTTTAACTATTTATATTTGCAATCACGACGCGGGGTAGAGCAGTCTGGTAGCTCGTCGGGCTCATAACCCGGAGGTCAGAGGTTCGAATCCTCTCCCCGCTACTTAATTATGTTTTACGTATATGTAATAAAATCAGACAACGGAAAGCAATATACCGGTCAAACATCTGATATAAAGCGCAGATTGGATGAGCATAATTCCGGTCTATGCAAATCTACAAAAATTGGCGCGAACTGGAAAGTAGTACATCTTGAAAAGTTCCCAAACCGCAGTGAGGCGATGAAACGTGAAAAATGGTTGAAATCCGGTTGGGGGCGCAAGTTTATCAAAGAAATGACACAGGGGTAGAGTCCGCCATTGGCGGAGCAGCTCGTCGGGCTCATAATCCGCCTCAGGCGGATTCGAATCCTCTCCCCGCTACTTAATTATGTTTTACGTATATGTAATAAAATCAGACAACGGAAAGCAATATACCGGTCAAACATCTGATATAAAGCGCAGATTGGATGAGCATAATTCCGGTCTATGCAAATCTACAAAAATTGGCGCGAACTGGAAAGTAGTACATCTTGAAAAGTTCCCAAACCGCAGTGAGGCGATGAAACGTGAAAAATGGTTGAAATCCGGTTGGGGGCGCAAGTTTATCAAAGAAATGACACAGGGGTAGAGTCCGCCATTGGCGGAGCAGCTCGTCGGGCTCATAATCCGCCTCAGGCGGATTCGAATCCTCTCCCCGCTACTTAATTATGTTTTACGTATATGTAATAAAATCAGACAACGGAAAGCAATATACCGGTCAAACTGTATTAACATATTTCCTTGTTTTTTACTCATATCAACTCCTTTAGTGCTATCTCACGGCCGCAGAGAATATCTGCGAACGAGAGTTGTTCGCAATAAAATTACTCTTTATCCGGATTCTCCTTTTTTGAATTCTCCGGGCTTTTGAAATCAGCAGGTATTGGCGTAGATTGAAATAGAAGTTCGTGGGAGCGGCGACAATCATTGATATAATCATTGGCTGCACATACATATTCATATGCTTTGGCGTATGTGTTCT
This genomic stretch from Candidatus Zixiibacteriota bacterium harbors:
- a CDS encoding GIY-YIG nuclease family protein encodes the protein MFYVYVIKSDNGKQYTGQTSDIKRRLDEHNSGLCKSTKIGANWKVVHLEKFPNRSEAMKREKWLKSGWGRKFIKEMTQG